TTTGGCTGACATACATAAGAGATTACTTTCTGTGCTATTTCCAGCCCTGGCCTGTTAGCAGGGCTTGGCTGAGCTCTTCATCTCATTCTGTTGACATAATTAGCCATGTCTTCACCAGAGCTGCCTTAGAGAGGAGACCCAAGTCTTGACCTTACACTCTAACTTTCTTCATATCCTGTGAAGATGTGAATTGGGATTTGGAGGTTGTTGCTATAGCTACAATACATAATTTCTTTGCAGTTGtgaatatttgaattttctagTACctgttcattcattttttagACACTACTGTATAGATAAAATGTGTTTGCGCAAAATATGGCCTGTTATGGCTGACCTCTCTGAAACTGAGAACCCGTCTGCCTACAAGTCAACATCTCTACCTGGCTTACTAACCAGGATACTTCAAatggaagaacaagaaaattcagtgtGGAGTGCTCATCcactgaagacaaaaatcaatACTCACAGGGCTGTGCATTCAAAGTTTAAAGGAGCACAGCATCTTGTTTAGATGATCTTTGACAACATTGTCTGGGATGTTAGATATGTACCACATCACTGTCTAGCCAAGTAAAAAGCTTATTGTTGCAGCTGTGGTGACTGCTGTCTTTGGCAGCAGCCTACTGCCAGTTTGAATCATGAGGTTTCAAGCAGTCTTTTGATGTTCCCACTTTATTGGTGATCTTATATGAAACTTACATGTACAGACTTATTTAAGCACATAAATGGCAGCTGGTGTACATTAAGATTGAAGCTTTATATCTTTAATTGAAATTCAATTGAAAGTCAACATTTCCATGCCTAAAGGCACTTTCTCTCTGCAAAAGTGgaacaataatatttttgagTTTTATAACAGTTGGTCTTTAATTCTAATAATTTGGGGGGGTAAGGTTAAGGGTTTTTTATTTAGCCTGTAAAACTTTCGTTGGAACAGTTTCATCGCCCTCTGAAAGAGTTCACTTATTGTTTCCATGTGTATGGATAGAACTGTAGACCAGTGGTATCCACAGTGTTTTGATTATGCACCCctatcagtggaaaaaaaaaaattgaacaagCACCACTAATAGATTATAAGTTATATAAAtgtactgcttttttatttataagttATATACATGTACTACTGTGCTAATATGTTATGCATGTAAGacccaaaacagaaattaaaggatGTGATAAGGatgaaataaacagtttttacACCTCAGTTATGGTGCAAAAAATGTCCTCACCCCCCAGTAGATTATCTTGCACACCCCTCCAGGCATGTGCGACCCACTCCAGAGACTGCTGCTCTGTATCGGTTGTGTCCTTTCTGATGTTCACATTCTATTAGCTGAGAATGCAGTGTAAGCAGGTGATCTAAAAGCCAGAAAGAAATTATCTGTGAAGAATCCTgcaatttttctgaaatgttataaGCTACATTTAAAGCAGTTACTTGTTATAGGATTTGATCCTTGTGTATGAAGTGAAttgatttgttttcccttcctacTTCTGTGTGTCTTAGACTGGGGATGGGGAAGGCCAAAAGAAGCTTTATAACATCCAGTGGGCTGTTGTACAGTGGCTTTTCACAAACACGAAAAATATGGATATTTGGCTTTGTTTATTACAGGAGTACATCTTCAATTTATTACTGTAAATGATAGTGTATCTTGGTTACGTTAATTCAGGCTGAAACATTTTGGTGCTATAGTTTGTGTTTGGATGCTGCTAATACACTTCCTTAGTGCTCGTATTCAAATCCATATTGTGTCTTTTTGGGACATCTTTGTCTGGAGACTTCTTGCAAAGTACTTACCTATAAGCAAGCTTTAACAGTCTCTAAAGGAATCCTAGAAAACTTGGTGTTTGAGTGATTAAGTTCATTGTCCAGCAGGATTTTTTCCTGCAACTAGCttagaagaaagcagaagaatctGTCGTATATTCTGTCAAAAGAAAGATATCCTATAGCGTAAGCCAAGCAGCTGAGTATTTAGACACTTAAAGGGGAGCTTTGGACTGTCTTAATCTTAACACATGATGATTCTAAAGtacaaaatatcatttttgaCCATTAACTTTTTGAATATGAAGCTTTACTATGTGATGTCCCAAGAGTTAACTTTCATGACACTCTCCCTTATCCCCTTATTTACCCTGTCTTCACATGTGGCAGACATTAGATGCTTCAGAGCCTGTTTTCAGGTATTATCCGCATACATGTGCTATTCTAATGccagttgtttttaaactgatgaAAAGTGGTGAGGTGCAAATACAAATCAGTAGAGCTTAACTCCCTATTCAAGCAAAGTATGCAGAATCCTTATGCGCTTTTCAGACTGATGAGTCTATTTGTATGCTGTTAGTGTACCGTGATCTGGATGAGTGTGgggttcttttgttttgtgtttttttattggAACACAGTTGTTAACATATCCCAGCCAATGATCTGTACTGAAATTCAGCAAAGTAAGGGAGAAGTTGCATCACAGGACTTGCACAGCAATAAAGTTGTCAAAGGTAGTTAGACTTTCAGTAGCCTTACTAGTATCTTACGTGTTACTGTACTGTGGTGAGTATCCGTAGCTAAAGCTGTGGTGGACGCTGTTTAGAGGTACAACttattgctgttttgaaaattataaataaagctatttaaagttaatttaaaactaaCTCTCTTCTGATGTTCAACATGCTTCATAAGCCCTAGTCTACTACTTTGAAGTCCTACTTTGAAACTCTCATGCTACTGAATGTTCTTGCAAAGTCCTGATTTCTGAGACCAGAAAACGTGGAGCATACTATTTAAACACATGAAGTTAAACACTGTTGTGCTGCTTTGACTTTGATTGGGATTTATTATAGAAAGAGTCAAATAGCCTATTGGCAAGGAGAGGAGAactctgaacaccaggaaagGTGTTCTTGTTGACCGGCCTGCAGTATAAGGCTGCGACAATATAGAACATCAAGCGCAGAAAAAGACTTCCTTCTAATAGTCTATCCTTCCACTCTCAGAAGAGAGCTGAGACAGGAGTAAGGAGACTGCAGAGGTTCTATAGAGAAGTGTGAAttggtgctgcagctgaaattttgattgtttttctgtggAGACTCAAAACTTGAGGTAAGATGCTAAATTTAGCTGTGACCTGAAATACTTATCTCACTTGCACAAACGAACAAGTTTACCATATGGCCTGTCAGTATTTGGTGTTTAGTAACTTCTTATCATTGCTGATGTGCATTAAATCAGTTTATTCTTAGTTGCACAACCCAGAATGAAGAAACAAAGCTAATTAGGCATTCactgaattaaatttaatttgcacCTTAAGGGATGCCTCAATCTACTATTGTAAGGGGCATTAGATATAACTTCCTGTGTCCTGATTTGATTAACTGCCTTCAGACCTTTTTGTGTCATATTACAGATTTAGTGGATGCAGTTTATAAAAGAGTGAAGTTTTGTAATTGCTTTTTGGATTATGGAGGGTCTATACTCACTTGCTAGTAGTTGTGATGCTGACTTATTTCTGTACATGTAGCTTCTCAGTATGCAACACCTCAGCATGTGTAAAAGTAGGGAAAGTAACTTAGAGTAGCCAGATAAATAAGATCCCAGTTAGGGATAGgagaagcaaaacaagcaaacatggGCATTTTCCACATACTATCATGACTTTTTGTTGTCAAGTTACCTATGGCGCTTGGGCACTCTCTAAACCTGAAATTCAGTGTGGAAGGAGAACCCGAGGCTGTGATGTAGTTTTAAATGTGTaggtgaagagaaaaaggaaatcaagcaacttaattttgatttttattaggCAATGACTTAAATATTTGGATGGAACATTCTTTGGTGTATTTGAagtttgttagattttttttcaagattttttggTGTGATAACTTTAAATTttgcttgtgtgtttgtttaCACTGAAGGGTGAAGATGTCAACCGGACACTTGAAGGTGGGAGGAAGCCTCTTCACTATGCAGCAGACTGTGGACAGCTTGAGATTCTGGAATTTCTGCTATTGAAAGGAGCTGATATTAATGTATGTACATCAATTTACAAACAGTTTAGggtctctttttctcccacatACGAGATAGGTATAAGTGCTTAAATGGTTACTGGAAGAGTTGGATGAAACAGCAATTTGATTCATTTAAGAATGCCTGACAGGTGTTCTCCTAAAGGTTAGAagattaaaattacatttgttaaaTGTTCTAACACTTCGAAAGACATTAGGAAAAGCTGTAtctacaaaaattaaatttcatttgctgATGATTAGAAAAATAGAACCAGCAATCATGTCTAAAGGGTGACATGAAATGCATGTTAAATTTGTTGAAAGGGACTTCAGAAGACATTGCAATGCGTCCTTGGCCGGGGCAGGATCAGCTGTGTTTAAATGGGAAtgcttgcctttttattttattgatttgagACATTTTTATTGCACAAACTGTCATTTTGCTGTAGCTTGACATGCATGGCTTTGTGTCGTGAAAAGATTTGGCTGAGCAGTATTGGCACTTCAAAACAGTCCTCCATGAAGTTGCTATATACTTTAACCATATGCCCCAAATGCCATGCTTCAGAATACCTGcctaaaattaatatataagaCATTTTAGCTTCAGACCTTAACAAAACAGCTTGAATTTTCTCATCGGTGCCTAGAAAGATTAGTAGTTCCTCAGGTGTTTTACTAATTCAGCACAAAATGGAcgaaaaaataagaaaatttctGTTGCTACACTTTTTACTCTTTCCAGGATCATAGGttagagaggagaagaaagcacagaatgTTTCCGGCCATAAAGGATTTCTGAAGCCAGACTGTCTGAAAAGGGGGAGAATGGGGAGTGCTGTTCTTAAACTGGGCAAAACTTTTCAGCTGAAACCTTGCAAATTTTATCATtggcctaaaaaaaaaataggcgAACTTTGGAATACCAAGTAGATTGATGGAAGAGCTATCGTGCTGTTCCCTGACTGATTTTTAaacacacttatttttaaaaggcagagtaaaaaaatctgaaggaatgcatttctggaaatattCTTAAACCCTTAACTTTACTCTGTTgttgacaaaaacaaaatgaagttaagCGAAACCTTTTAATACTGTCTGAAATTGTTTCAAATAACTGTGTCTCAATTTACAGGCTCCAGACAAACATAATATTACACCACTCTTATCAGCAGTCTATGAGGGCCATGTTTCCTGTGTGAAATTGCTTCTGTCAAAGGTGAGATACAAATGTTTAGAACAAGTTACCCATTAGTGAAGTAtgttatgattttttaataagattttgCTGCTCCAGCTAAGATCGAAACAtcaaacaaatgtttattttactaAAAGAGAGAGGATATTCTTGTAATGAAAAGAtagttgaaagaaaatgttctagGACTTCTGCAGCGTAGCAAAAGTAATAGCAACCACTAAAAGAGTATTTATTGTGAGCTCTGAGTGAAAAGTTAACAGCATATCAGGCTAGATTACAAGTGTGTTTGTTCAGCGGACAGAAAAGTGGGATTTTGCTGGAGTAGCCATTTAGGTGTCTCATATGTCCACTGCGAAGCTGGTCAGAGGTGCAGtttccctctgtttctctgAGATGAATGAAAACCCATCAGGGTTGAGAAGTATAGGTTGAGGGCAATAAAAGTAGGAAGGTGGCAAACTTTCTTTCCTATAGAGCTTGTAAATTTTGTCCAGAGCAGAATAAACTTATCTGGTTTTGGTCTCCTTTTGATTTATATTGCAAAGGTGATCAATTTTACAAAGCAGTAGTTAATTCAAGCAGTGTTTTGTCTCCATAAGTGCTCCTTCTTGTTATACCTCTTTTCCTTTGAGAGAGAAGATTAACAGTGAATTTGCAGTACGTCAACCCACTTAAATTATTCAGACAAAGGAATGTATATTTCGTTCTACACATGACATTAGTTTCCAAGGTAAAATGGCTTTCCTTAACTGCCTTAGCACTGTATGGATTTTATCTCTACTTCACAAAGATAACTAACATTAGCCTGGGtcagaaaagtgaagaaatgctGTGACTTTTAATTTAGGATTCAAACGTTATATTGGTCTTTTACATTTGTTGAAAGGACTAGTCCCTCATTTAGGACCAAAGAAACTTAACATATGTACAGAAAAGAATTTGTGTATAGCTAGTGTAGAATTCTTACATCTCTCAACATTTGTCTTCGTGGTGTGTATGGAacttttagtttattttactGGTAAAGTATATACTAATTTAAATGAACAGACTTAAGCTCTTGTTTTCTGAGCTGCTGTTCTAACACAGTTCAGAGCAGTGGTATATAATGCTTGCTTAAATACAGACTATTGTCCTTATGTCCTGTTGTCTGATTCAACGTAATTTCTGATACAAGCTCAGTTCTGGGAATTTAGTTTGTTCAGAAGCAGACTTGTAAATTTTCATACAATTTTGATAATTTGTTCCACGATGTTGGACATATTGCTAGCTTAGAAggcttatttttatattctgtagTGAGGACTTCCTTTGAGAATAGTCCCTTGCAACAGATTGCCCCACGTGGTCCATAACTAGAAAGATTTTAATGTCTTAGAAGTGCACGTACTATGTAAATCCTTCATTCTTCAAGCCAGAAAGAGTCCAATTCAAAGACAGTAACTTTTTCTCTGCCTTAGATGCCAGTAGCCAAgacaaatgtttaattttctgcatATTGCTGTAATACTATCTCCATCTTACAGCCTAGGGTGACTTACAGATGTTTGGTACCATGCCTCTATGAGCAATAAACTGCTAACATAAAAAAGCAACATCTAGTGATTCAGTTAAACACACTTGGTACAGTACTAAAAGGTTCTGATTCAGGGAGAGTGTATTATGAGAGCGCTTCTAGAGGTGTAGCTTTTCAAtatataaaacttaattttttttgtatggaaTTGGCAGATTCAGTACGTTACTGTGACCACTGTTTTTTAACTGTTAATTAGGTTAATACCTAATACTCCCAtgactgctttttcttgttgatTAATCTACTGTGACAGTAATTTCTAGAGTTAAGACAAACTTGCCAAGTTTTTAGAGAACCAAGAGGTTTTAGTTTAAAAGATATGTTAGTTTCAGTGAGTTTA
This genomic window from Cygnus olor isolate bCygOlo1 chromosome 1, bCygOlo1.pri.v2, whole genome shotgun sequence contains:
- the MTPN gene encoding myotrophin, producing MSDKEFMWALKNGDLDEVKDYVAKGEDVNRTLEGGRKPLHYAADCGQLEILEFLLLKGADINAPDKHNITPLLSAVYEGHVSCVKLLLSKGADKTVKGPDGLTAFEATDNQAIKTLLQ